One window of Ferrimicrobium sp. genomic DNA carries:
- a CDS encoding methylmalonyl-CoA mutase has protein sequence MTTRQTDSEIPIEPFYSPANTSVNYASDLGDPGTFPFTRGIYPEMYRQRNWTMRQYAGFGTAEATNERFRFLLANGQTGLSCAFDLPTQMGYDADHPRADGEVGRVGVAISSIEDMHRLLQGIPLDKVTTSMTINATASTLLLLYQLVAEENNVDPSAIGGTIQNDILKEYAARGTYIYPPRPSMRIITDIFAYCQRELPHFNTISISGYHIREAGSTAAQELAFTIANGIAYVEAALAAGLAVDDFAPRLSFFWNAHNNLFEEVAKFRAARRLWAHIMQERFHAQDPRSLLMRFHTQTGGSTLTAQQPEVNLVRVSVQALAAALGGTQSLHTNGYDEALGLPTEKAAKLALRTQQVIAYETGVTDTVDPLAGSYYVESLTSSLEAKAREYLEEIDGRGGAVAAIENGYIQQEIERAAYAYTKAVDAGEKVIVGVNRFVDKQESSPEVFPIDPALQRQQIQEIRELRRRRDQGTVDRALTELKVAARGTDNVCYPMKRALAARATLGEVADTLRDVFGTFSPI, from the coding sequence GTGACCACAAGACAGACCGACTCTGAGATACCCATCGAACCCTTCTATTCTCCCGCGAACACCTCGGTGAACTATGCGAGTGATCTTGGTGATCCAGGTACCTTTCCGTTTACCCGTGGAATTTATCCCGAGATGTATCGCCAGCGCAACTGGACCATGCGACAGTATGCCGGTTTTGGGACCGCTGAGGCCACCAACGAACGCTTTCGATTCCTGCTCGCCAACGGCCAAACAGGGTTGTCTTGCGCCTTCGATCTGCCGACACAGATGGGCTATGACGCCGATCACCCCCGAGCCGATGGAGAGGTGGGTCGAGTCGGCGTGGCAATCTCCTCCATTGAGGACATGCATCGACTTTTGCAGGGCATTCCACTCGACAAAGTCACGACCTCCATGACCATCAACGCCACCGCTTCCACCCTGCTGCTCCTCTACCAGCTAGTCGCAGAGGAGAACAACGTCGATCCCTCGGCCATTGGGGGAACGATCCAAAATGATATTCTGAAAGAATATGCCGCTCGCGGTACCTACATCTATCCTCCTCGCCCAAGCATGCGCATCATCACTGACATCTTCGCGTACTGCCAACGGGAACTTCCCCACTTCAATACCATCTCCATCTCGGGCTATCACATCCGTGAAGCGGGCTCCACCGCAGCACAAGAGCTTGCCTTCACCATTGCCAACGGCATCGCCTACGTCGAAGCCGCTCTGGCCGCTGGACTGGCAGTCGATGATTTTGCGCCGCGACTCAGCTTCTTCTGGAACGCCCATAACAATCTCTTCGAGGAGGTTGCCAAGTTTCGGGCTGCTCGACGGCTCTGGGCCCATATCATGCAAGAACGCTTCCATGCTCAAGATCCACGATCCCTGCTCATGCGTTTCCATACCCAGACCGGCGGCTCAACCCTGACAGCACAGCAACCAGAGGTGAACCTCGTGCGAGTCTCAGTCCAAGCGTTAGCGGCCGCCCTCGGGGGCACACAGTCGCTGCACACTAACGGTTATGACGAGGCCCTCGGTTTGCCAACCGAAAAGGCGGCCAAACTCGCGCTCAGGACACAGCAAGTGATCGCCTATGAGACGGGGGTAACCGACACGGTCGATCCACTCGCAGGTTCCTATTACGTCGAGTCGCTCACCAGTTCGCTCGAAGCAAAGGCACGCGAATACCTCGAGGAGATCGATGGACGTGGAGGTGCGGTCGCAGCCATCGAAAACGGGTACATCCAACAGGAGATCGAACGTGCCGCCTATGCCTACACCAAGGCCGTTGATGCTGGCGAAAAAGTGATCGTTGGAGTGAACCGCTTCGTCGATAAGCAGGAGTCGAGTCCAGAGGTCTTCCCGATTGATCCAGCGCTACAGAGACAGCAGATACAGGAGATCCGCGAGTTGCGCCGCCGCCGTGATCAAGGGACCGTCGATCGGGCACTCACCGAACTCAAAGTGGCCGCTCGTGGAACCGACAACGTCTGTTACCCGATGAAGCGTGCCTTAGCGGCGCGCGCTACCTTGGGCGAGGTCGCCGATACGTTGCGCGACGTATTCGGAACGTTTTCTCCTATTTGA